In Archangium violaceum, the following are encoded in one genomic region:
- the istA gene encoding IS21 family transposase, which translates to MRKLREILRLHLEMGLTGRAIARSCGLSPSTVSDYLGRIKLARLNWPLPAELDDDAALEQLLFPDEHKPKLNRPEPDFARIHEELRRKHVTKQLLWQEYREQHPDGYQYSQFCEHYARWCAQLSVTMRQTHRAGEKGFVDFSGDGLELVVPETGERQKVKLFLFVLGASSYTYVEPVLGEDLATWVGCHSRALEYFGGVPQVVVPDNLKAAVQRPDRYEPELNPTYAELARHYGFAVIPARVRKPRDKAKVEAAVLLAERWILAVLRHQRFSTLQQVREAVRPLLEKLNERPMRKLGKSRRQLFEEVDRPALKPLPAERYELAWWKKARVNIDYHIEVDEHLYSVPYQLVGKQVEVRATTACVEVFLAGRRVASHPRASGPRPTTLPEHMPSSHRAHAQWTPSRILEWAAKVGPSTAALAEELMRRRKHPEQGFRACLGLIRLKEKYGPERLERACARALRHRACTYGSVAAILRNKLEAVEPVAEERAALPVHENIRGPDYYH; encoded by the coding sequence ATGAGGAAGCTACGAGAGATTCTGAGACTACACCTGGAAATGGGACTGACCGGCAGGGCGATAGCGCGCAGCTGCGGACTGTCACCGAGCACGGTGAGCGATTACCTGGGCCGGATAAAGCTGGCGCGGCTGAACTGGCCACTGCCGGCGGAGCTGGACGATGACGCAGCTCTGGAGCAGCTGCTCTTCCCCGACGAGCACAAGCCGAAGCTCAATCGCCCGGAGCCCGACTTCGCGCGAATCCACGAGGAGCTTCGGCGCAAGCACGTCACCAAGCAATTGCTGTGGCAGGAGTACCGGGAGCAGCACCCGGATGGCTACCAGTACAGCCAGTTCTGCGAGCACTACGCGCGCTGGTGCGCGCAACTGTCGGTGACGATGCGGCAGACGCACCGGGCCGGAGAGAAGGGCTTCGTGGACTTCAGCGGGGATGGGCTCGAGCTGGTGGTGCCCGAGACGGGGGAGAGGCAGAAGGTGAAGCTCTTCCTCTTCGTGCTGGGCGCCAGCAGCTACACCTACGTGGAGCCGGTGCTGGGGGAGGACCTGGCCACGTGGGTGGGCTGCCACAGCCGAGCGCTGGAGTACTTTGGCGGCGTGCCTCAGGTGGTGGTGCCCGACAATCTCAAGGCGGCAGTGCAGCGGCCTGACCGGTACGAGCCGGAGCTCAACCCCACCTACGCGGAGCTGGCCCGGCACTACGGTTTCGCCGTCATTCCCGCGCGCGTGCGCAAGCCGCGAGACAAGGCGAAGGTGGAGGCCGCGGTGCTGCTGGCCGAGAGGTGGATTCTGGCCGTGCTGCGCCACCAGCGCTTCAGCACGTTGCAGCAGGTGCGCGAGGCGGTGCGTCCGTTGCTCGAGAAGCTCAACGAGCGCCCCATGCGCAAGCTGGGCAAGTCGCGGCGGCAGCTCTTCGAGGAGGTGGACCGGCCCGCGCTCAAGCCCCTGCCCGCGGAGCGCTACGAGCTGGCGTGGTGGAAGAAGGCGCGCGTCAACATCGACTACCACATCGAGGTGGACGAGCACCTCTACAGCGTGCCGTACCAGTTAGTGGGCAAGCAGGTGGAAGTACGCGCCACCACGGCGTGCGTCGAAGTCTTCCTCGCAGGCCGTCGCGTCGCCAGCCACCCGCGCGCCAGCGGGCCGCGGCCGACGACGCTGCCCGAGCACATGCCCAGCTCGCACCGCGCCCATGCGCAGTGGACGCCCTCGCGAATACTCGAGTGGGCGGCCAAGGTGGGCCCCTCGACTGCGGCGCTGGCCGAGGAGCTGATGCGTCGGCGCAAACATCCCGAGCAGGGGTTCCGCGCCTGCCTGGGCCTCATCCGCTTGAAGGAGAAGTACGGCCCGGAGCGGTTGGAGCGCGCGTGCGCGCGTGCGCTTCGGCATCGTGCCTGTACCTACGGCAGCGTCGCCGCCATCCTGCGCAACAAGCTGGAAGCCGTGGAGCCGGTGGCCGAGGAGCGCGCCGCGCTGCCCGTCCACGAGAACATCCGCGGCCCTGACTACTACCACTGA
- a CDS encoding IS5 family transposase (programmed frameshift) translates to MRRELVPDELWARVEPLLPRHRRKGRRGRPLRDDRACLRGIIFVLRTGIAWRDLPAEVFGCSGATCWRRLRKWSRAGVFEKLQRVLLNELGHKGLIDWSRASFDSSSLRAIKGGPQTGPNPTDRGKAGSKHHLVVDRRGLPLATLLSAANVHDKREALPLLDAILPIKGPRGRPRRRPAKGHGDKGYDYADTRRGLRKRHIVPRIARRGVESKERLGRHRWVVERSLDWFHQMKRLRIREERNPQMHLALLRLGHCLLLYRVLERHLRNGPE, encoded by the exons ATGAGGCGCGAACTGGTCCCGGACGAGCTGTGGGCGAGGGTGGAGCCGCTGCTGCCACGACATCGCCGCAAAGGGAGAAGAGGTCGTCCATTGCGCGACGATAGGGCGTGCCTGCGGGGCATTATCTTCGTGCTCAGGACGGGCATCGCCTGGAGAGACCTGCCAGCCGAGGTGTTCGGGTGCAGCGGGGCGACGTGCTGGAGGAGGCTGCGAAAGTGGAGCCGAGCAGGAGTCTTCGAGAAGCTCCAGCGGGTGTTGCTGAACGAGTTGGGGCACAAGGGGCTCATTGACTGGAGCCGGGCCTCGTTCGACTCCAGCAGCCTACGGGCGATAAAAGGGGGGC CCCAAACAGGCCCGAATCCAACGGACAGAGGAAAGGCGGGCAGCAAGCACCACCTGGTCGTAGACCGCCGGGGCCTGCCGCTGGCCACCTTGCTGTCGGCCGCCAACGTGCACGACAAGCGCGAGGCGCTGCCGCTCCTCGACGCCATCCTCCCCATCAAGGGGCCACGAGGCAGGCCACGCAGGCGTCCGGCGAAAGGGCACGGCGACAAGGGGTACGATTATGCCGATACCCGCCGGGGATTACGGAAGCGCCACATCGTTCCCCGCATCGCCCGCCGAGGCGTGGAGTCGAAGGAGCGTTTGGGACGCCATCGCTGGGTGGTGGAGCGCTCCCTGGACTGGTTCCACCAGATGAAACGCCTGCGGATTCGCGAAGAGCGGAACCCACAGATGCACCTGGCACTCCTTCGCCTTGGCCACTGCCTCCTTCTCTATCGCGTGCTTGAGCGCCATTTACGAAATGGCCCTGAATAG
- a CDS encoding Do family serine endopeptidase, with the protein MVLAACGQAIGSTAFPSPPARTTSASQETPAIPSVSVPTPGSLAPLVESVKGAVVNVEVQAREPVAARGQLRLPPGWAEQFGLPELPQGNARGPVQQGLGSGFIIDAKGLVLTNNHVVENAERVRVKLDDGRAFDARVLGRDPLTDVAVLQLEDAPGELPFVKLGDSDAMRVGDFVLAIGNPFGLASSVSSGIVSARARDIHAGPYDEFLQTDAAINPGNSGGPLFNLKGEVIGMNTAIVREATGIGFAVPSNLIHTLLPRLEKEGAVRRGWLGLAAQDLTPDLARALGLNVEKGAVIADLNPGGPGARAGLQDNDVITQVDDTPIVSAGNLTRAVGLMRPDTQVDVHVLREGKPRELKVTLGTRPAQRGEPAVPTREEDSAPAKGRLGMRLADDPEGQGVRVVQVEPGSPADRAELPPGTLLIQVGEQKVASAREAAEALRSAKPGSMLLLRIQPPGSDVPLLRALPVPS; encoded by the coding sequence ATGGTGCTGGCCGCCTGTGGCCAGGCCATCGGTTCGACTGCCTTCCCATCCCCTCCTGCGCGGACGACGAGCGCGTCCCAGGAGACCCCCGCCATCCCGTCCGTCTCGGTTCCCACGCCCGGCTCACTCGCTCCGCTGGTGGAGTCGGTGAAGGGGGCCGTCGTGAACGTCGAGGTGCAGGCGCGCGAGCCCGTCGCCGCCCGGGGCCAACTCCGCCTGCCTCCGGGGTGGGCCGAGCAGTTCGGTCTGCCGGAACTACCCCAGGGCAATGCGCGAGGCCCCGTCCAGCAGGGCCTGGGCTCGGGTTTCATCATCGACGCCAAGGGGCTCGTGCTCACCAACAACCACGTGGTGGAGAACGCGGAGCGGGTGCGCGTGAAGCTCGACGATGGGCGGGCCTTCGATGCCAGGGTGCTCGGGAGGGATCCGCTCACGGATGTGGCGGTGCTGCAACTGGAGGACGCGCCCGGGGAGCTGCCCTTCGTCAAGCTGGGGGACTCGGACGCGATGCGCGTGGGCGACTTCGTCCTCGCCATTGGCAATCCCTTCGGCCTCGCGTCCAGCGTGAGCTCGGGGATCGTCTCGGCCCGTGCCCGGGACATCCACGCGGGACCCTATGACGAATTCCTCCAGACGGATGCCGCCATCAATCCGGGCAACTCGGGCGGCCCGCTCTTCAACTTGAAGGGCGAGGTCATCGGCATGAACACGGCCATTGTCCGGGAGGCCACGGGCATCGGGTTCGCCGTGCCGAGCAACCTCATCCACACGCTGCTGCCCCGGCTGGAGAAGGAGGGCGCCGTGCGCCGAGGCTGGCTGGGCCTGGCGGCGCAGGATCTCACGCCGGATCTGGCTCGCGCGCTGGGGCTCAACGTCGAAAAGGGCGCCGTCATCGCCGACCTCAATCCCGGAGGCCCCGGCGCCAGGGCGGGGCTCCAGGACAACGACGTCATCACCCAGGTGGACGACACGCCCATCGTGTCGGCGGGCAATCTCACACGGGCCGTGGGCCTGATGCGGCCCGACACCCAGGTCGACGTCCACGTGTTGCGAGAGGGCAAGCCCCGGGAGCTGAAGGTGACGCTCGGCACGCGGCCCGCGCAGCGGGGAGAGCCCGCGGTGCCCACCCGCGAGGAGGACAGCGCGCCCGCGAAGGGGCGTCTGGGAATGAGGCTGGCGGATGACCCCGAGGGCCAGGGCGTGCGCGTGGTGCAGGTGGAGCCGGGCAGCCCGGCGGACCGGGCGGAGTTGCCTCCGGGCACGCTGCTGATCCAGGTGGGCGAGCAGAAGGTCGCCAGCGCGCGTGAGGCGGCCGAGGCGCTGCGCTCGGCGAAGCCCGGCAGCATGCTCCTCTTGCGCATCCAGCCGCCGGGCTCGGACGTCCCGCTGTTGCGCGCCCTGCCCGTGCCGTCCTGA
- a CDS encoding AcvB/VirJ family lysyl-phosphatidylglycerol hydrolase, translating into MRNRTAWLVVGMVFAVVAGVTDRGLAAPAPRGNSETLNLGGRFGHVSVVRPPSGVPTTVALLLTEGPADQGRGAELASALAAHGALVLGVDANAYLRSVEKSKRCAYPAGDLELLSQGYQRHASLPEYLHPVLVGDGPGAALVYAALAQAPPGTFRGAVSVDFSPELETSAAFCPGSGLVRTRDREGRRERLAPARALYEPWVVLAAELDPAHTPKAARAFTQSLKTASVKEVPGPGLRRGPVEVWKGPLLAAYDMAAVPLASERLPAPQSKLPPAASGGTVPAPPEKVDDLPLVEVPAVKPEGDTLVLLVSGDGGWASMDQHVASAMTEQGIPVVGLNSLRYFWKRRTPEEASADVARALRHYLAAWSRQRVVLVGYSRGADVVPAIAAGLPSDLRERLRLLALIAPGKEAEFEVHVTDIFGGKGQPTHPLLPDIQALSGTPVLCLYGDEEKTESLCPDLNDVPGARSVMLKGGHHFDGDYASVARAILQML; encoded by the coding sequence ATGAGGAACCGCACGGCGTGGCTGGTGGTGGGAATGGTGTTCGCGGTGGTGGCGGGCGTGACGGACAGGGGACTGGCCGCGCCAGCGCCGAGGGGGAACAGCGAGACGTTGAACCTGGGCGGGCGGTTCGGCCACGTCTCGGTGGTGAGACCTCCGTCGGGTGTGCCCACCACCGTGGCGTTGCTGCTGACGGAGGGGCCGGCGGACCAGGGACGCGGGGCGGAGCTGGCCTCGGCGCTGGCGGCTCATGGCGCGTTGGTTCTGGGTGTGGACGCGAACGCGTACCTGCGCTCGGTGGAGAAGAGCAAGCGCTGCGCGTACCCGGCGGGCGACCTGGAGTTGCTGAGCCAGGGTTATCAGCGGCATGCGAGCCTTCCCGAGTACCTCCACCCCGTACTGGTCGGGGACGGACCGGGCGCGGCCCTCGTGTACGCGGCACTGGCTCAGGCGCCGCCGGGTACGTTCCGCGGCGCGGTGAGCGTGGACTTCAGCCCGGAGCTCGAGACCTCCGCGGCCTTCTGCCCGGGCTCGGGCCTGGTGCGTACGCGCGACAGGGAAGGGCGCCGCGAGCGGCTGGCACCCGCCCGGGCCTTGTACGAGCCCTGGGTGGTGCTGGCCGCCGAGCTGGATCCGGCGCACACGCCGAAAGCCGCACGCGCCTTCACCCAATCATTGAAGACCGCGAGTGTGAAGGAGGTGCCCGGTCCGGGACTACGTCGCGGGCCCGTGGAGGTGTGGAAGGGCCCGCTGCTGGCCGCCTATGACATGGCGGCCGTCCCGCTCGCGTCCGAGCGGCTGCCGGCGCCCCAGTCGAAGCTCCCCCCGGCCGCGAGCGGCGGGACGGTGCCAGCTCCACCGGAGAAGGTGGATGACCTGCCCCTGGTGGAGGTGCCAGCGGTGAAGCCGGAAGGCGATACGCTGGTGCTCCTCGTCTCGGGGGACGGCGGCTGGGCGAGCATGGACCAGCATGTGGCCAGTGCAATGACGGAGCAGGGTATCCCGGTGGTGGGGTTGAATTCCTTGCGCTACTTCTGGAAGCGCCGCACACCGGAGGAGGCGTCGGCGGACGTGGCACGCGCGCTGCGCCACTACCTGGCCGCTTGGAGCCGGCAACGCGTGGTGCTGGTGGGCTACTCGCGCGGGGCGGACGTGGTGCCGGCCATCGCCGCGGGATTGCCCTCGGACCTGCGCGAGCGGTTGCGGCTGCTGGCCCTCATCGCCCCGGGGAAGGAGGCCGAGTTCGAGGTGCACGTGACGGACATCTTTGGTGGCAAGGGGCAGCCCACGCATCCGCTCCTGCCCGACATCCAGGCGTTGAGCGGCACGCCCGTGCTCTGTCTTTACGGAGACGAGGAGAAGACGGAAAGTCTGTGCCCGGACCTGAACGACGTGCCCGGCGCGCGCTCGGTGATGCTCAAGGGAGGGCACCACTTCGACGGAGACTACGCCAGCGTCGCGCGTGCCATTCTCCAGATGCTGTGA
- a CDS encoding DUSAM domain-containing protein, with amino-acid sequence MGEPHDWDRILGLYARVERNEPIELDTDVRDLCRRVSRDVAISNEDAERSLLTPGGAETLVREMRRRIFEGSRRLSRALVDSARHKKTGDVARARAVLESVLAVEVVPLYREQAQVALDYVDEPEDVDEPED; translated from the coding sequence ATGGGCGAGCCACATGATTGGGACAGGATTCTCGGGTTGTATGCCAGGGTCGAGCGGAACGAACCGATAGAGCTAGACACTGACGTGCGAGACCTCTGCCGACGAGTGTCGCGAGACGTGGCCATCAGCAATGAGGACGCGGAACGCTCGTTGCTCACACCTGGAGGAGCGGAAACACTCGTGCGAGAGATGCGCCGTCGGATTTTCGAGGGAAGTCGGCGGCTATCCCGGGCACTTGTTGATTCCGCCCGCCACAAAAAAACGGGAGATGTGGCCCGAGCGAGAGCTGTGCTGGAAAGCGTGTTGGCTGTCGAGGTCGTGCCCCTCTACCGTGAACAGGCTCAGGTCGCGCTCGATTACGTGGACGAACCAGAGGACGTGGACGAGCCCGAGGATTAG
- the istB gene encoding IS21-like element helper ATPase IstB, translating into MLMKQTLEKLKAMKLLGMASYLEGWLDVPPTQDVSASELLGLLVDAEWTQRENRKLSLRLKNAKLRQPACVEDIDYAHARGLTRAQVVELASCRWVAAHQNVLLTGPTGMGKSYLACALGNKACREGYTVVYRRASRLYDELAQARADGTWRTVLQRLSKAHVFILDDFGLEPLTANERRDLLEVLEDRCGTASTVITSQLDPKQWHALIGDATVADAILDRVVHNAHRIKLMGESIRKQHGKLTTEPKPEK; encoded by the coding sequence ATGCTGATGAAACAGACACTGGAGAAGCTCAAGGCGATGAAGCTGCTGGGGATGGCCAGCTACCTGGAGGGGTGGCTGGACGTGCCTCCCACGCAGGACGTCAGCGCGTCCGAGTTGCTCGGGCTGCTGGTGGACGCCGAGTGGACGCAGCGAGAGAACCGCAAGCTCTCCCTGCGGTTGAAGAACGCGAAGCTGCGGCAGCCGGCATGCGTGGAGGACATCGACTACGCCCACGCCCGAGGGCTGACGAGGGCCCAGGTGGTGGAGCTGGCCTCGTGCCGCTGGGTGGCCGCCCACCAGAACGTCCTGCTCACCGGGCCGACGGGAATGGGCAAGAGCTACCTGGCGTGCGCGCTGGGCAACAAGGCGTGCCGCGAAGGCTACACGGTGGTGTACCGCAGGGCCTCCCGGCTCTACGACGAGCTGGCCCAGGCGCGGGCCGATGGCACCTGGCGCACGGTGCTGCAGCGCTTGTCCAAGGCGCACGTCTTCATCCTCGACGACTTCGGCTTGGAGCCACTGACGGCCAACGAGCGAAGGGACCTGCTCGAAGTCTTGGAGGACCGGTGTGGAACTGCTTCCACCGTCATCACCTCCCAGCTCGATCCCAAGCAATGGCACGCGCTCATCGGTGATGCGACCGTCGCCGACGCCATCCTCGACCGGGTGGTCCACAACGCCCACCGCATCAAGCTGATGGGCGAGTCCATCCGCAAGCAGCATGGAAAGTTGACGACCGAGCCGAAGCCGGAGAAGTGA
- a CDS encoding DUF5670 family protein, which produces MDLKNIAWFALVLFAVWVVAGLIFKAAGAAIHLLLLAAVVLGIISLVSRVRRPGRSV; this is translated from the coding sequence ATGGACTTGAAGAACATCGCCTGGTTCGCGCTCGTGCTGTTCGCCGTCTGGGTTGTCGCGGGCCTGATCTTCAAGGCCGCTGGGGCGGCCATCCACCTGCTGCTCCTCGCGGCGGTCGTGCTGGGCATCATCAGCCTCGTCTCGCGCGTCCGCCGGCCCGGCCGCTCCGTGTAG
- the mprF gene encoding bifunctional lysylphosphatidylglycerol flippase/synthetase MprF, whose protein sequence is MPERLQKVKRILVAVLPLILLGMAGYVLHRELSHFPRGEVAVGLASISAHRILLALAVTVLNYFALTLYDVLALGHVGRPLPYPRVGFTSFVGYAFGHNIGLSFLSGGSVRYRLYSAWGLTALDVAQVAAFNSLTFWVGLAAVTGTSLLVEGGGGVLPLSPGLARALGAGSWVLLVGYFAACVRFREPLRIRGLELSFPTPRRALRQLAVSCADWMLAATVLWVLLPPEAGISLPSLTALFALAQLAGIASQVPAGLGVFESVMLAALSPRVPASHLLGVLLVYRIVYYLVPFSAAALMLAGNELVQRRRQLTRLARVVRTSFAPVVPWVASAGAFVAGAVLLFSGATPTVSERLGVLRLLVPLPLLEVSHFLGSLAGISLVLLARGLQRRLDGAYVLTEVLLVAGAVFSLVKGVDYEEATLLLVLAAALAPFRRQFYRHTSLFAEAFSPGWLLATVVVVGASVGLGFFSYRHVDYSQDLWWRFTFSGDAPRFLRATVGVLTLALVFGVKVLLSPAGARTHPPTPEELARVRPLVTHAPESMAYLALVGDKSLLLNEEGTAFLMYSVAGRSWVCMGDPVGPADDATELAWRFRELADRHHGWACFYQVGPGALPRYLDMGLMLLKLGEEATVPLEDFSLEGPERKSLRQSVHRLEREGYTFEVLPREAVPEWLPQLQAISDAWLEEKHTREKGFSLGYFAPRYLEEGPVAVVRHEGKLVGFANVWAPEVKEELSVDLMRYQPGGPRGLMDFLFASLMQWGRQQGFHHFNLGMAPFSGFQQRNLAPGWSRLGMLIFRHGEHFYNFQGLRQYKEKFHPDWTPRYLASPGGLALPGVLTGVASLVSRGLAGVVTR, encoded by the coding sequence ATGCCCGAGCGGCTACAAAAAGTGAAGCGGATCCTCGTCGCGGTGCTCCCCCTCATCCTCCTGGGGATGGCGGGCTATGTGCTGCACCGAGAGCTGTCGCACTTCCCGCGCGGCGAGGTAGCGGTGGGGCTCGCGTCCATTTCCGCCCACCGCATCCTGCTGGCGCTGGCCGTCACGGTGCTGAACTACTTCGCCCTCACGCTGTACGACGTGCTGGCGCTGGGTCACGTGGGGCGCCCGCTTCCGTACCCGCGTGTGGGCTTCACCTCCTTCGTCGGCTACGCGTTCGGGCACAACATCGGCCTGTCCTTCCTCAGCGGTGGCTCGGTGCGCTACCGGCTGTACTCCGCCTGGGGGCTCACCGCGCTGGACGTGGCGCAGGTGGCGGCCTTCAATTCGCTCACCTTCTGGGTGGGGCTGGCGGCGGTGACGGGCACGTCGCTGCTGGTGGAGGGCGGCGGTGGGGTGTTGCCGCTGTCGCCAGGGCTGGCGCGCGCGTTGGGCGCGGGGTCGTGGGTGCTGCTGGTGGGCTACTTCGCGGCGTGCGTGAGATTCCGCGAGCCGCTGCGCATACGCGGGCTGGAGCTGTCATTTCCCACGCCCAGGCGGGCCCTGAGGCAACTCGCCGTATCCTGTGCGGACTGGATGTTGGCGGCGACGGTCCTCTGGGTGCTGTTGCCACCAGAGGCGGGGATATCGCTGCCGTCGCTCACGGCGCTGTTCGCGCTGGCACAACTGGCGGGTATCGCCAGCCAGGTACCCGCGGGGCTCGGGGTCTTCGAGTCGGTGATGCTGGCGGCGCTGTCGCCCCGCGTGCCCGCGTCGCACCTGCTGGGCGTGCTGCTCGTCTACCGCATCGTCTACTACCTGGTGCCCTTCAGCGCGGCGGCGTTGATGCTGGCGGGCAACGAGCTGGTGCAGCGCCGCCGTCAGCTGACGCGCCTGGCACGGGTGGTGCGGACCTCGTTCGCGCCGGTGGTGCCCTGGGTGGCGTCCGCGGGGGCGTTCGTCGCGGGCGCGGTGCTGCTGTTCTCCGGAGCCACGCCCACCGTCTCCGAGCGCCTGGGCGTGCTGCGCCTCCTGGTGCCGCTGCCGCTGCTGGAGGTGTCGCACTTCCTGGGCAGCCTGGCCGGCATCTCGCTGGTGCTGCTGGCTCGCGGCCTCCAGCGGCGGCTGGACGGAGCCTACGTGCTGACGGAGGTGCTGCTGGTGGCGGGCGCGGTGTTCTCCCTGGTGAAGGGCGTGGACTACGAGGAGGCGACGCTGCTGCTGGTGCTGGCCGCGGCGCTGGCGCCCTTCCGCCGGCAGTTCTACCGGCACACCTCGCTCTTCGCGGAGGCCTTCAGCCCGGGGTGGTTGCTGGCCACCGTGGTGGTGGTGGGCGCCTCGGTGGGGTTGGGCTTCTTCTCGTACCGGCACGTGGACTACAGCCAGGACCTGTGGTGGCGGTTCACCTTCAGCGGGGATGCTCCGCGCTTCCTGCGGGCCACGGTGGGCGTGCTGACCCTGGCGCTGGTGTTCGGCGTGAAGGTGCTGCTGAGTCCGGCCGGGGCTCGCACGCATCCTCCGACACCCGAGGAGCTGGCGCGGGTGCGCCCGCTGGTGACACACGCGCCCGAATCCATGGCGTACCTGGCCCTGGTGGGGGACAAGTCGCTGCTGCTCAACGAGGAGGGCACCGCCTTCCTCATGTACAGCGTGGCCGGGCGGAGCTGGGTGTGCATGGGAGATCCGGTGGGCCCGGCGGATGACGCCACGGAGCTGGCGTGGCGTTTCCGCGAGCTGGCGGATCGGCACCACGGCTGGGCGTGCTTCTATCAGGTGGGCCCCGGCGCGCTGCCGCGCTACCTCGACATGGGGTTGATGCTGCTGAAGCTCGGAGAGGAGGCCACGGTGCCACTCGAGGACTTCAGCCTGGAGGGGCCGGAGCGCAAGAGCCTGCGTCAGAGCGTGCATAGGCTGGAGCGCGAGGGTTACACCTTCGAGGTGCTGCCGCGCGAGGCGGTGCCGGAGTGGCTGCCCCAGCTTCAGGCCATCTCCGATGCGTGGTTGGAGGAGAAGCACACGCGCGAGAAGGGTTTCAGCCTGGGGTACTTCGCGCCGCGCTATCTGGAGGAAGGGCCCGTGGCGGTGGTTCGCCATGAAGGAAAACTGGTGGGCTTCGCGAACGTGTGGGCGCCCGAGGTGAAGGAGGAGCTGAGCGTGGACCTCATGCGCTACCAGCCGGGCGGCCCACGCGGGCTGATGGACTTCCTCTTCGCCTCGCTCATGCAGTGGGGGCGCCAGCAGGGCTTCCACCACTTCAACCTGGGCATGGCGCCCTTCAGCGGCTTCCAGCAGCGCAACCTCGCGCCCGGCTGGAGCCGACTGGGCATGCTCATCTTCCGGCACGGTGAGCACTTCTACAATTTCCAGGGGCTGCGCCAGTACAAGGAGAAGTTCCACCCGGACTGGACACCGCGCTACCTGGCGTCTCCGGGCGGACTGGCGCTGCCGGGCGTGCTCACGGGGGTCGCCTCGCTGGTGTCGCGGGGGCTCGCCGGAGTGGTGACGCGATGA